The genomic region GATTAACAAAGATAACTCTtatactttatattttaagaatgtcaataaaagataaaatgaaaaaaataaaaataaaatataaataaaatagaatgatataaataaaaaaatatagtagaataaaataagaatataataaaataaaacaaaaaataaataaatcaataaaataaataaaatattttatttatttatgcatattttaaatataatagaaaCAAAGATATGTAGTTTATAGAACAGAAGGATCtccatataaaaatttttttttatatgttgaAGAAATTTATCAAGCAACTGTTATTTATCCTATTAAATATCTTTTTGTTAATAATcaataactaaaaaaaaaaaatttgctttttaatgaatattattttagaATTTATACTtccattaaaataaaaattaagtgcaagaatagaaaatattatatattttttttctttttttcaaaagGAAATACCTTTGAAATATTACGAACGCTTaatatcatataaaaaaaaaaaagtaaataaaaaaaacctAAAAGAATTTTgtgaagaaaagaaaaaaatttatgaaaataaagataatcaACAAAGTTGTTTCTGTTGTTATCGCCATCAATCTCTTACTTTCCCATTATTTTCGTAtctaaaatacaaaaaagaaaaattttattgtaataaaaaaggtATCTACAGAtttaattttcctttttcttatttttactaaaacgtttttcatataataattaataatttttataaataaaatttttttttttttttttttatgtagaTCAAGATGTTGTTCTAGAATTATCTTGCTTAAAAAAAAgtggaaaaaaatattatggaTTTTTCATTCAACAAAATTCGAActtttttatgttaaatGTCACTTTACAACAATTCGGTATCTTGTTTTTATCTTCTCAATGAAATAAGACAAATTCATAAATATACttttctctttcttttttttacttagACTTAAATGACGAAtactttataaatataaacgTAAAAATTccaaaaattctttaaattaaaagaaatacattttttttaatagttcaatttttttttttttttataataggaTAAATCAGCATTAGAAAGAAAGACTTATTTGTTAGATCCTTCTAACTTTGAAGTTGACGATGGTTtgaaattaacaaaaaaaaagataatttaaaaaaaaaaatttcattaaaaaacattttaataatctaaaatattattttttagaagTATTTAATGTAAAGTTAAAGTTTAATGTTGAAAAAACATacaaagtaaataaaataaaataaaataacttgtatataataattcctgtgttttaaatataagaaaaaatatttatatatatatttatatattagaaCGATTATATTGAAGGAAACTATCTTTTTATGGATATAGATACATTTAgagaaaaagtaaaaaataaactaaaattaaaaaattaatatacttTTACTCATAATATCACattaatatatcattttcttttataactatgttatttttttttttatttttatatatctcaGATAACATTAAAAGATTCTTTTATAGgtattactttttatattttataaaaaggataaatgatataatattgcaattttatttagaaataataaaattttttaacttttttaatatatggttattttcttcttttttttttttttctctctcACATTAAGACAATACTATTTTAGAGAATTCTGTTGTTGTTAATTCTGATGAAGTTGATGAAAAAGGGGAAGAATGCAATAAATTAACTCCATATCCATTTATAtggaaacaaaaaaaaggattttgTTCacataaaagaaattattgtTTCAAAAAACaactaaattattttttaaatttagaaaaaaaaatagatcctaaaaaattgttattgtacaattattccttttttatgataaaaaaatcacgtttgaataaatataatagtgGAAACAGTTTACAGAATAATACACATATAACTAATAACATAGAAAGAAAAcgagaaaatgaagaagaaattgaaaatgaaaatgaaaaaaaaaaagaagagaaCCATTTAGAAggtgaaaatgaaaatgaagaaaataatgaaaagaagaatatagaagaaaacacaaaaaaaaacataaaaaatgaagaagaaaatgaagacaAAGAACTAGataagaaaaagaaagaattagtggattttgaaaataagaaaaaatttaaaagtaaggtaaataaaacaaaagatTTTGTAGAATATCTAGAGGATAATTATTATCTTGGTATAGAAAAACAAACTCATAATTTTATTGACATAAAATCacataataatgaaaaattaaatatactttttgaagaaaataatgaaggaGAATCTGTTTCATTTGTTCATAGTTTAAGTAATTGTTATGATTTTAATAATGAATTGGATAAATTTtgtactatatatataagtatatGGAATAAAGAAGATGTAGATAAAGAATTAAGTATATTCATTAACTGCGAAAAACAAATTGTTAAAGATCCTtcacaattaaaaaaaacaatatttttatgtaaaaaatgcGAAAATACAACAACTATAAAATTTGAGCCTATTGCTGATCTTCTAATAACTCCTTGTAATgttttaattacaaaaaaaacagaggaagaagaaatagaaaaaaaaaaaagattaagtAAAAACAGCAATAAAGAAGAAtactttctttttaatatagatGCAAATCAAATTaagaaagaagaaaatagaaatattattaaaaatattcctCTTAAATATGATGTACCTTATGAAATTTTAgaaaatcatttaaaaaaattagatttTCTTGAGGATGTAGAAGATATCTTTCTgacttataaaaaaaaaattatttatttcatgaCAAAATctgaaaatattataaaaattattatatttctatttttccttttagctttctttatatttataattccTAGTATTCCTATTTGTAAAAGTGTTATAATCAAATTAAAATGGTATCATAATTTGAAAACATTTAGAATGTTAATATTTTGGAAAATACAAGATTTGGTAAGAGGGATAAAAAGAATCCCACGTAAAATATGGagatttataaaaagaatatcaaaaaaaataaaaagatcaTTTtccaaaatatttttaaaatttagaaaagaTCAAGAACTAATTGATCAAAACTACAAAGACAACttagaaagaaaaagaagaaatgaagagaaaaaaaaaattatgaaaatgaaatatgaaaaaaaaaaaaaagaaaaagaagaattaaaaaaaaaaagatataaaaaattattagaaaatgaaaaaaaattcaaaatagATATGGAAAAggaggaaaataaaaaaagaaaaaagcaagaaaaaaaaagagaggaacaaaaaagaaaagaacaacaacaaaaaaaagaggGACTAAAAGAGAAAGaacataaaagaaaaagagaaaaatatattaaaaaagaatcaaAAAAAGATAGTATTTATTCTTCTCATGACAATTATGaagatttagaaaaaaattatacttcatcaaattattcaaaaaatcATAActcaaaaaaagaagataggAAATATCGAAAtgatagtaaaaataaagacacacaaataaataaaaataaaaataaaaatgaattaaatgatTCATATAATAGAGAATCATATAGAAAAGAGAAATATTACCATGAAAATGGATATTCTGATTATGCTAGGAGAACTAACGAGGAAAATTCatattatcataaaaataaaatggatAAAAGAAGAAGTATGTCATGTGGAGAAGAAAGATACACAAATTATAATTTGAATGAAACATATAATTGTAATAATTCTACTTACAACAAAAATTTATCTAATTATAGAAGAAACAATCATCATAATACTTTGAATAacaatgaaaatgatatgaTGAATATGCAGCAATTATTGCAACAACCTTCATATATACAAACTCAAAATATTCAACCTCAAATGATGACACAACATAACTTGATGCAACCTCAAATAATCCAACCCTCAATTATGCAACCCCAAATTATACAACCCCAAATTATGCAACCCCAAATTATACAACCCCAAATTGTATCGCAACCTACCTTAATACAACCATTTGTCCAATCCTCAGCTGTTCAGCAACCATACTATCAAAATCAATCTTATATTAATACCAACcaaagatattattaaaattgcaaatactttaaaaagcacatatatatatatatataaaatatatttttatatatactcATTAAAGTATCCTGTtgttatatctttttttattatattttgaattcattaataaataaaagtccttaaatattttttaaaaagtttaactatatataatttttctttttttatttgtatttgtAACACCCTTAATggtaataatataaagtttcaatttttacaatttttctaattattttttcttttttctttttttcaacatatttgataaaataaaatctcAAAGTTTCTCTATGAATTTTGTgctaagaaaaaaataaagtatatgaaaataagagacattcattaaaaaaaaaaaaagaaatttggtttacacttttttaatttttattataagcatacaatatatattttgtgtaaactttattaacaaaaaagaaaaatttgctaaaaaaaaaattattaaaaaaaaaataattagaactcatttatataaaaaaaaaatacacagTAAAACTGTAACTAAAAAATTCATGAAttagaataattaaaaatatattagaatttaattcttttataaatataacattCGAAgcatataaaaatgtaaatatctCCACaatcatataaattaataaattttttaaaaaaataaccaATTTAtcctaaataaaaaaaaaattttaaatatagtaAAGTAAcgataatattaaaaaattgctattttcaaaaattcataaaaattaaaaaaaacaaatatatttcttttttaatttaatattattatatcaaAGTTCTTATGGTATTTCTCAAatgcttttaaaaaaagatgaaatgAATGTCTAGCATCAATTatattacaataaaaaaaaacttttaatatacagtttttaattttaaaattaataatagaaatatatatggttaaattttataaagaattaataaaatacttttttttatttaaaaaacttTTCATTTCACTATTGAAcattaaaaaagtttaatCAGGTAATTGATACATTGATATagatacaaataaaatagaGATTAGCATTGAGCAAAAGTTAAAGctaataaatatatcatagaaaaaataaagataaatatatcataaacaaaaaaaaaaaaggaaaaaaaaagattaaaataaaataaaacaaattagaataaattattataaaatcattaaaaaaataaaaaaaaaacaagaacaagaaaaatattttgtaaatatatgtaaagaagaaatatttatcatgAGAAAAGTGTGTAAACAAGTTTTTGTatattatgaattttttatattaaattattattaaaaaaaagaaaaaaaaaaaatatattaaagttTTCCAAGAGCGGgaatattacaaaaaaaaaaaaaaaaaattgaaatattttataaaatattataaattatatttaatatggGAATATTTTCATCTAAAAATTTAGAAGAATGCCTACgggaagaaaaaagaaacttGAACAGATCTATAAGGGAATTAgaaagagaaatatttaaattagaaaatgaaaaaaaacaaattgaaaaaaatattaaaatatatgctaaaaaaaatgatattactTTAGTTCGTACATTAGCAAAAGATTTAGTTAAAATCAAACAAACTGTTTCAAAATATAGTAAAATTAAATCTCATTTATTCtcaatgaaaataaaattacaaagTGTAAAATCTTCTGAACAATTAAGTAAAAGTGTAAAAGatataaacaaattaattaaaagagtTAATAGTTATCTTAAATTGAAGGATATTAATACATCTATAAATGAATttcaaaaacaaaataatgaaGTATCACTAAAAGAAGACATGCTTGATGATTTATTTGATACATTAAATTATGATATTGATATGATagaagaagaagatgaaATTGTTGCGAAAGTTTTAGATGAATTAGGAATACAAATAAATTCTAAGTTAGTGGAAATTCCAGCGGTTAATACAGttcaaaatgaaaaaaatgaagatataaatatttcCAATTTAGAAGaaagaattaataatttaaaaaaaacataatttgataaaaataaaaatttacatatgaatatatatatgtgtgtatatatatatatatttattttaattctattattaaaattttaaaaagttaatttgaaccaataatatatatggatATATTtagtaattaaaaatataaaaatatttgaattaatctttttattttaccaATTTTTTtcgttaatttttttaatgaaaatataaatctttctagtttataatttttctttctctccttttttttcagtaaaaatatttttgttccATTGATAtccattataatttttaatttttcactATAATAcaatctatatatatatatatataaaataagtataaaaagaaagtataagaaaattaaaatatacttttttatatcataattTCATATGTCcaaaaaattaacaattttagtatattttttataataaaaaatatagctGAGATTtaactataaaaaatttattttatcaaatgttattatttataaattttctcaattttataaaaaatatatattaataactttcatattataattttttatttttttttacttaaacaTTTTTCTCTTAAATGTTCTACTATTGTAAATACTTCATTATTTCAGATATGACATTTTCTACATTAGGTAAAGCTCCAACACCTTCAAAAATaacatattataaaattttaagaacattttaatatattttaaaaattgtaaattaTAGAGAATAATATTTTACCATATTCACCACAAGCCAATACTTTTTCTATTGGATCAATTaccttaaaatataatataaaattatttgtaaaataataattattataaaaaaaaaattttctctcctaatgaaatttttcatttttttttttttagattattacttttattcCCCATGAAGAAATTATGtcaatttgtttttttgtaATCGGATgattatacatatatgtatTCATGCATGGAAAAAccaaaaaagtttttttaaaatccCAACATCGGCAAATACAagtcttcaaaaaaaaaatatataaatacatatatttatgaatatCTTGTGTTATAATTggaatatttcttttttattatttagatTATGTTATATTAACTAAAAGATTTGAACAAATCCCATTAGATATACTAGCTAAAGTGTTAGCATCCAAAGgacatattataaaaatatctgCCCATTTTCTTAATTCTATATGTAAAATAGTATCTCCCCTTTTTTGCCACAACCATTCGTCTTCAtctaagaaaattttttctttaaaagatttcaaaaatttttcataagCAATATTAGTTGCGACGTATTTTATCTCGacagaaatattatttattttacaatGTTCTTGGAGTTTTTCGATTATTTCAGAAATCTTAATTGCAGCAATACTTCCACTAATGccaattaatattttcataattttaatctttgtaaaaaaaaaaaaaatatattatatatatataaatttaataaataatttcaatCATtactaattatatattttctgaataaaaattaaaaatatataatccTCAACAACCggaatttttttatctaaaaaaatttattgtaACActagtaatttaaaaaaaaaaaaaaaattatacaaattaatactttatttgttattttttctttttattactatcaatatatttaaataaaattcttattaatttaaaatattttttcctttatttattactcttttttttttaattttcgtCATTTTAAATCACTTCAATGAATaggaaaaacaaaattttataaatatctacttatttgaatttatttttatctcttCATATACATtgcagtatatatatatatatttgtaaatgtattactttttataattaataaaatttttctttattttatttttaatcgTAACAATGAATGAGGGTATAGAAATGGATGAAACTGCTTATGACATGTTTTTCAGTCCAATCACACCATGGCCATGTTTATCTTTTGATTTCATACTGCCAAACTCATCTTATGATTCctctaaaaaattaaaaaaagaaacaaacaATGAAATAGATAAcagtattttaaattatcctATTGATATTTGTTGTGTTGGAGGGTCCCAAGCAAATAAAagtgaattaaataatatttacgTAATTAAATGgtcaaatttaaataaactaaaaaattGTGATACGGAAAATTCCAATGATGATAGTGAAAGTGATGAAGAGAATgatgaaattttaaatgaacaaaatgatatggagaaaaaaaaaaaagtgaaaaatgATTCCCTTGATGAAAAAAGTAGCGTTATTTGTAAATCTTTAAAACATGAATATggatgtataaataaaataaaagtatgtaAAAAGATTAATTCCCTAGTTGCAGCATGGTGTGAAGATAGCAATGTATACATATATGAAATTTctgatgaaataaaaaacttAGATGATCGTGCCTATAATGAAGAAGTTCAAAAAAAACCATTACATGTATTTCAAAAGCATTCTAATGAAGGTTTTAGCTTAGATTGGAATAATGTTCATGCAGCAAAATTATTAACTGGGGATAATGATGggaatttatatttatggcTACCTGATAATTCAGATAAATGGAATTATGAATACTgggattttaaaaaatatgctgatagtaaaataaataaaaaatttagtatAGAAGATATACAATGGTGTAAAAAAGGGAATGGTTTAGGAGATGTATTTAGTATTTGTTCATCAGATAGAAGCATTCGAATATTAGATGTaagaaatttaaataatagcaataatacaaatataaatatagaaaatgcACACGCTAATGATGTCAATGTAATATCATGGAATGAAAATTCAGAATTTTTATTGGCATCAGGAGGAGATGATaacttaataaaaatatgggATATTCGAAATACTAAAAATTCTGTAGCtgaattaaattttcataagCAACCAATAACTTCAGTTTGTTGGGATTCTAAAGATACTTATGTCTTATTAGCATCAAGCTTAGATGACTCCATATCTATTTGGGATTTATCTGTAGAATCAGAGGCTTTAGAATATTCTCTTTCTAAATATCCTGATCAATTACTATTTGAGCatttaaatcaaaattttattactgAAGCAAAATTTCATCCAAACTTTCCCGGAGTTGTGGTTTCTACTTctaatgataattttaatatttttaagccttgtaatatttaaattccttgctttttgtaaaaattaattttttatgatagatattttaattttattaaaataattattcaaatgaattatttaaaaaaaaaaataaaataacgtTTTGATAAAGTTATTTCATAAAATgttttgatatatataatctTAATTCATTCTTAAgtttatattatcttttttgtttatgtggttatataaatattttcattaatatttatttatttattttttttttattaaataatatataaataaaatcatGACGAAATCTCtaggaaaataaaatatccagttatttatatttttaattttatagattatacttttttaattaaatttttttttataattttagtaTAACTATTATAGcttaaactttttatttgtttagtAATAACTATCTTTATATAATcctattttattcttttatgttctttttatacataaaatattcacttaaattttgttatataaatactaaattaaaaactgatttaagaaaaaggaaattgCATATCagtaattattaaataagttttttttaaataaaaaatattacaattattcaaaaagataataaatatataaatagtcttaaaatttttgtctattataaaaaaaagtgatatAAAAACTttgtaatataattaataatatataatttgttctatattaaaaaaaacaaacatTAAAGTGAAttaagaattaaataaataaaaatataaattaacaattatattatatatatacatatatatataaattttaaaacagataaatatatagaaaaaaatatacattaaaaCAGAAatgtttaaaattaaatatgcaTTAAGAATaaacaaagaaaaatatgaataatttaatttaaaacaactatgaaaaaaaaaaaaatttatgtgaaaaataataaaatccATTCTTTGAATTATAAATCTTTTCTTAATGAGTtcttatttttgaaatagaTTTAAAAGCACTATCTAAAACTTCACTGACTGTTGGATGAGAATGAACCATATATGATACATCATATGctgataaatttaaattaattgcTAATACAGCTTCATGAATTAAAACAGAAGCATAATTACCAACTATAAACATGCCTAAAATTTGTTTTGTATCttgtttataaattattttaaccATACCACTTGTGTTATCATTAATGTTATATTGTCCTTTATTATAtgaattgtttttattaccatgtaaagaaatattattttcgcataaaatttttgaattAGATTTATAATAAGAAATTTCTACTCCAACATTATCAGGGTATTTTTGTTTTGCTTCCTTTTCTGTTAAACCAATAAAGGCTAATTCAGGATTTGTATAACACACAGATggtatatttttgtataatataggtttatttaaattactcTTTGCAGAATCATTTACCttatttctttctttattttcaataaaatcAACTACTTTTAATGCTTGATAAGATGCTGTATGCGCTAACATTTGTTTTCCATTGGCATCTCCTATGCAAAATATATTGTCAtaaatatcattattttctttttttactcTTAAATATTCATCTACTGAAACATAGCCTCTGTTCATTTGTATTTTCATGTTTTCTAAACCCAAATTTTGCGTATTTGGTTTTCTCCCCGTTGCAACCAAACAGCTATCAACATAGAGTTCCTTAACTTCTGATTTGTCATTGTTTTCATTTCGTTCTGAGTATCCTATGATAACAGGactattatttttagatgcttttatatatttaacttCTGTATTTAAGTGATAATTTACAggttttgtttttaaaaatattttttcaaagtACTTAGCTACATCACTATCAATTATTGGCAATAATTCAGAGGAATATTCAAAAAAGGTAATTTCCGAACCTAGTGCTGTGTATATATCTGCAAACTCTAAGCCAATAATACCCATTCCAATAATGCTCATATAACTTTTCAATCCTTCTAATTTTACTGCATGATCACTAGTAAATACACTTCTTTCATCTACTTCAACATTTGCAGGTATATTGGGGGCTGATCCAGTTgctataataatattttttaccttatatttatttccactctttttactttttatagtatttttatcaattatTTCACCATGGTCATAAATTACCTGAACATGTTCAGAATTTTTAGtaaattttgaatttttaaacCCGTGTGAAATTCCATTTCTTAGCTTGTTAATAACTCCTTgtgtatattcttttaatttatctatattcattttaaaacTATCAGATACCAACTGATTACTTTCCATTTCATTGTTTCCTTTGTTTAAAAATAAGTTACTATAAATACCATAATTATACAACTTATCCAAGTTTTTCAATTCTCTGTATTTATTTGTTGCATATAACAAAGATTTACTTGGTATACAACCAACATTAACACAAGTTCCtccaatatttttttcttccccCACAAAAATCAAAACTTTTAAATTTCTTTCCATAGCATTTATTGCTGCAGCATGGCCACCAACCCCACAACCTATAATTGCTGCATCATACTCTTTTTCAgttatattcatattattctgtaaattttcctttaatttaaatgctaactttttattaaaaccATTCCTAAagttcaattttttattatccgaagaaaactttttatcattttttaattttatgaagctatttttctctttatttAACATAGAATTTCGTGTATTAACATATCCGAAGTAATTTGTTTTCCCTTCTCTTAATGGAATAACTAAGCTATTATATGTTGTACTTTTTAAAGCTTCATTTtgtttaaaaagaaaaagatagcTTATGCATAGTAAAGTAACTAAATAGCAactaattatttctttaattattttttttataaacattTGTTAAAATTGTTTCTTTAGAATTAGTGttcaataatataaaaaatggatAATGTATCAccattaataatgaaaaaaaatttattacagAAAATATCCTAGAAGACGTGTCAAACAATAAAatgatatttattataacacattaaaattattcattaaaaaaagaacGTTTAGTTTTAGATATAATACTTCTATAAttgttatattaaaaataaaatagaactATTTATACAatataaaagttattttttaatttaaataaaaattccaggaaaaaaaaaaaattaatttaaattaaattgaaTGTGAGCATACAAGAAAAACTAACAAgcatgtatttttttttttttaataaaaaaaaatgaacgaaatattaaaatttatcattttctaaatatttaACGAACAATaatacattttaaaaaaatacaaaattgtCTTcacaataataattttattttaatttaatatatttttaatacgAGAATTAAACTTTTCCAAAATTTTGAGATATGCAATAGTATGTTAACTTCTAAAAAATGTGGAAATCTTTAGTTTTTTTAAggatataaaattaaaatttataatttttttctaatataaaat from Plasmodium relictum strain SGS1 genome assembly, chromosome: 5 harbors:
- the aLipDH gene encoding dihydrolipoyl dehydrogenase, apicoplast, putative, encoding MFIKKIIKEIISCYLVTLLCISYLFLFKQNEALKSTTYNSLVIPLREGKTNYFGYVNTRNSMLNKEKNSFIKLKNDKKFSSDNKKLNFRNGFNKKLAFKLKENLQNNMNITEKEYDAAIIGCGVGGHAAAINAMERNLKVLIFVGEEKNIGGTCVNVGCIPSKSLLYATNKYRELKNLDKLYNYGIYSNLFLNKGNNEMESNQLVSDSFKMNIDKLKEYTQGVINKLRNGISHGFKNSKFTKNSEHVQVIYDHGEIIDKNTIKSKKSGNKYKVKNIIIATGSAPNIPANVEVDERSVFTSDHAVKLEGLKSYMSIIGMGIIGLEFADIYTALGSEITFFEYSSELLPIIDSDVAKYFEKIFLKTKPVNYHLNTEVKYIKASKNNSPVIIGYSERNENNDKSEVKELYVDSCLVATGRKPNTQNLGLENMKIQMNRGYVSVDEYLRVKKENNDIYDNIFCIGDANGKQMLAHTASYQALKVVDFIENKERNKVNDSAKSNLNKPILYKNIPSVCYTNPELAFIGLTEKEAKQKYPDNVGVEISYYKSNSKILCENNISLHGNKNNSYNKGQYNINDNTSGMVKIIYKQDTKQILGMFIVGNYASVLIHEAVLAINLNLSAYDVSYMVHSHPTVSEVLDSAFKSISKIRTH
- the VPS2 gene encoding vacuolar protein sorting-associated protein 2, putative, producing MGIFSSKNLEECLREEKRNLNRSIRELEREIFKLENEKKQIEKNIKIYAKKNDITLVRTLAKDLVKIKQTVSKYSKIKSHLFSMKIKLQSVKSSEQLSKSVKDINKLIKRVNSYLKLKDINTSINEFQKQNNEVSLKEDMLDDLFDTLNYDIDMIEEEDEIVAKVLDELGIQINSKLVEIPAVNTVQNEKNEDINISNLEERINNLKKT
- a CDS encoding nucleolar preribosomal assembly protein, putative — protein: MNEGIEMDETAYDMFFSPITPWPCLSFDFILPNSSYDSSKKLKKETNNEIDNSILNYPIDICCVGGSQANKSELNNIYVIKWSNLNKLKNCDTENSNDDSESDEENDEILNEQNDMEKKKKVKNDSLDEKSSVICKSLKHEYGCINKIKVCKKINSLVAAWCEDSNVYIYEISDEIKNLDDRAYNEEVQKKPLHVFQKHSNEGFSLDWNNVHAAKLLTGDNDGNLYLWLPDNSDKWNYEYWDFKKYADSKINKKFSIEDIQWCKKGNGLGDVFSICSSDRSIRILDVRNLNNSNNTNINIENAHANDVNVISWNENSEFLLASGGDDNLIKIWDIRNTKNSVAELNFHKQPITSVCWDSKDTYVLLASSLDDSISIWDLSVESEALEYSLSKYPDQLLFEHLNQNFITEAKFHPNFPGVVVSTSNDNFNIFKPCNI
- a CDS encoding phosphopantothenoylcysteine decarboxylase, putative, which encodes MKILIGISGSIAAIKISEIIEKLQEHCKINNISVEIKYVATNIAYEKFLKSFKEKIFLDEDEWLWQKRGDTILHIELRKWADIFIICPLDANTLASISNGICSNLLTCICRCWDFKKTFLVFPCMNTYMYNHPITKKQIDIISSWGIKVIDPIEKVLACGEYGVGALPNVENVISEIMKYLQ